The following coding sequences lie in one Vibrio sp. BS-M-Sm-2 genomic window:
- a CDS encoding amino acid ABC transporter substrate-binding protein has translation MNNWIKAAIAAIALSAATVQAATEVKVGMSGRYFPFTFVKQDQLQGFEVDLWDEIGKRNDYKVEYVTANFSGLFGLLETGRIDTISNQITMTDARKAKYLFADPYVVDGAQITVRKGNDSIKGIEDLEGKTVAVNLGSNFEQLLRSYDKDGKINVKTYDTGIEHDVALGRADAFVMDRLSALELIKKTGLPLQLAGQPFETIENAWPFVDNDNGKKLQAEVNEALAAMRADGTLESISQKWFGADITQK, from the coding sequence ATGAATAACTGGATTAAGGCTGCAATTGCGGCTATCGCACTCTCTGCTGCTACTGTTCAAGCTGCGACTGAAGTTAAAGTCGGCATGTCTGGTCGCTACTTCCCATTTACTTTCGTTAAACAAGACCAGCTACAAGGTTTTGAAGTGGATTTATGGGATGAGATCGGTAAACGTAACGACTACAAAGTTGAATACGTAACAGCTAACTTCTCTGGTCTGTTTGGTCTTCTTGAAACGGGTCGCATCGACACCATTTCAAACCAAATTACAATGACGGATGCACGTAAAGCGAAATACCTATTCGCAGACCCATACGTAGTAGACGGCGCACAAATTACCGTTCGTAAAGGTAATGACAGCATTAAGGGTATCGAAGACCTTGAAGGCAAGACGGTTGCAGTAAACCTAGGCTCAAACTTTGAACAACTGCTTCGCAGCTACGACAAAGATGGCAAGATCAATGTAAAAACCTACGATACAGGTATTGAGCATGATGTCGCACTGGGCCGTGCCGATGCATTCGTAATGGATCGCTTATCAGCACTAGAGCTTATCAAGAAGACTGGTCTACCATTACAACTAGCAGGACAGCCATTCGAAACCATTGAAAACGCTTGGCCTTTCGTGGACAACGATAACGGCAAAAAACTGCAAGCCGAAGTAAACGAAGCATTAGCAGCAATGCGCGCAGATGGTACGCTAGAAAGTATCTCTCAGAAATGGTTTGGTGCAGACATTACTCAGAAGTAA
- the dnaA gene encoding chromosomal replication initiator protein DnaA translates to MSSSLWLQCLQQLQEELPATEFSMWVRPLQAELNDNTLTLFAPNRFVLDWVRDKYLNSINRLLQEYCGNDIPHLHFEVGSKRVIAPKPATPAPTRTRTAADVAAESSAPAQLQARKPVHNNWRDEEPVAVDLNHRSNVNPKHKFNNFVEGKSNQLGLAAARQVSDNPGTAYNPLFLYGGTGLGKTHLLHAVGNAIVDNKPNAKVVYMHSERFVQDMVKALQNNAIEEFKRYYRSVDALLIDDIQFFANKERSQEEFFHTFNALLEGNQQIILTSDRYPKEINGVEDRLKSRFGWGLTVAIEPPELETRVAILMKKAEDHQIHLADEVAFFIAKRLRSNVRELEGALNRVIANANFTGRPITIDFVREALRDLLALQEKLVTIDNIQKTVAEYYKIKVADLLSKRRSRSVARPRQLAMALAKELTNHSLPEIGDAFGGRDHTTVLHACRKIAQLREESHDIKEDYSNLIRTLSS, encoded by the coding sequence GTGTCATCTTCGCTTTGGTTGCAGTGTTTGCAACAGCTTCAAGAAGAGTTACCAGCTACAGAATTCAGTATGTGGGTTCGTCCGTTACAAGCGGAACTCAATGACAATACTCTGACTCTATTTGCCCCGAACCGTTTCGTACTCGATTGGGTTCGTGATAAGTATCTAAATAGCATTAACCGCTTACTGCAAGAATATTGCGGTAACGATATCCCACATCTTCATTTTGAAGTGGGAAGCAAGCGTGTGATTGCACCAAAGCCTGCGACACCGGCCCCGACTCGCACTCGCACTGCAGCCGACGTGGCCGCTGAGTCTTCGGCACCTGCGCAATTACAAGCTCGCAAGCCTGTCCATAATAACTGGCGTGATGAAGAGCCTGTAGCGGTTGACCTTAACCACCGCTCAAACGTGAACCCAAAACATAAGTTCAACAACTTTGTTGAAGGTAAGTCTAACCAACTAGGTTTGGCTGCGGCACGTCAGGTTTCTGATAATCCAGGAACAGCCTACAACCCGTTGTTCTTATACGGCGGCACTGGTCTAGGTAAAACGCACTTGTTGCATGCGGTGGGTAACGCCATTGTTGATAATAAGCCGAATGCGAAAGTGGTTTACATGCACTCAGAGCGTTTTGTTCAGGATATGGTAAAGGCACTGCAAAACAACGCGATCGAAGAATTTAAGCGCTACTACCGTAGTGTTGATGCATTGCTTATCGATGACATCCAATTCTTTGCTAATAAAGAGCGTTCTCAAGAAGAGTTTTTCCATACATTTAATGCGTTGCTTGAAGGCAACCAACAGATCATCCTCACTTCAGACCGTTATCCAAAAGAGATCAATGGGGTAGAAGATCGTCTTAAATCTCGCTTCGGTTGGGGTTTGACGGTAGCGATTGAGCCACCAGAGCTTGAGACTCGTGTTGCGATCTTGATGAAGAAAGCAGAAGACCACCAAATTCACCTTGCGGATGAAGTGGCGTTCTTTATTGCCAAGCGTTTACGCTCTAATGTTCGTGAACTGGAAGGCGCATTGAACCGTGTTATTGCAAATGCAAACTTCACTGGCCGCCCGATCACGATTGATTTTGTGCGTGAAGCACTGCGTGATCTACTTGCACTGCAAGAGAAGCTGGTCACCATTGATAACATTCAGAAGACAGTAGCCGAGTACTATAAAATCAAAGTCGCTGATCTATTGTCTAAACGTCGCTCTCGTTCAGTTGCTCGTCCACGTCAATTGGCGATGGCATTGGCTAAAGAGCTAACAAACCACAGTTTGCCTGAGATTGGCGATGCATTCGGTGGTCGTGACCACACAACTGTGCTGCATGCTTGTCGTAAGATTGCTCAGCTGCGTGAAGAGAGTCACGACATTAAAGAAGATTATTCGAACTTGATTCGTACCCTTTCTTCTTAA
- the dnaN gene encoding DNA polymerase III subunit beta — MKFTIERSHLIKPLQQVSGALGGRPTLPILGNLLIKVEDNVLSMTATDLEVELISRVTLEGDFEAGSITVPSRKFLDICRGLPDNSVITVVLDGDRIQVRSGRSRFSLATLPAADFPNIEDWSSEVEVSVTQAELRGLIEKTQFSMANQDVRYYLNGMLFEIEGSILRSVATDGHRMAVSQAQLGADFAQKQIIVPRKGVQELVKLLDAPEQPVTLQIGNSNVRAEVNNYVFTSKLVDGRFPDYRRVMPQNTTKTLEAGCDELRSAFSRAAILSNEKFRGVRVNLADSEMRITANNPEQEEAEEVLDVNFDGDALEIGFNVSYVLDVLNTLRCEQVRISMSDANASALIENAQDDSAMYVVMPIRL, encoded by the coding sequence ATGAAATTTACCATTGAACGTAGTCATCTGATTAAGCCATTACAACAAGTATCTGGCGCACTCGGTGGCAGGCCAACGCTTCCAATTCTAGGAAACCTACTGATTAAAGTAGAAGATAACGTGTTGTCGATGACAGCGACGGATCTAGAAGTTGAACTGATCAGCCGTGTAACGCTTGAAGGTGATTTCGAAGCGGGCAGTATCACCGTACCTTCACGTAAGTTTCTGGATATCTGTCGTGGATTGCCAGATAACTCAGTGATTACTGTGGTATTGGATGGTGACCGCATTCAGGTTCGCTCTGGTCGTAGCCGCTTCTCATTAGCAACATTACCTGCGGCAGATTTTCCAAATATTGAAGACTGGAGCAGCGAAGTTGAAGTGTCAGTGACACAAGCTGAACTTCGCGGTCTTATCGAGAAAACACAATTCTCAATGGCGAACCAAGATGTTCGTTACTACCTCAACGGTATGTTGTTTGAGATTGAAGGTTCTATCTTGCGCAGCGTGGCGACCGATGGCCACCGTATGGCAGTATCTCAAGCACAGCTAGGGGCAGATTTTGCTCAGAAGCAGATCATTGTTCCTCGTAAAGGTGTTCAAGAGCTAGTGAAGTTATTGGATGCACCTGAACAACCAGTAACGCTGCAAATTGGTAACTCTAACGTGCGTGCTGAAGTGAACAACTATGTCTTCACTTCTAAGCTGGTTGATGGTCGTTTCCCTGATTATCGCCGCGTAATGCCGCAAAATACCACCAAGACGCTTGAAGCGGGTTGTGATGAATTACGTTCAGCATTTTCTCGTGCTGCGATTCTATCCAATGAAAAATTCCGTGGTGTTCGCGTTAACCTTGCTGATAGTGAGATGCGTATTACCGCGAACAACCCAGAGCAAGAAGAAGCAGAAGAAGTACTCGATGTTAACTTCGACGGCGACGCACTAGAGATTGGCTTCAACGTAAGTTACGTATTGGATGTTCTGAACACACTGCGTTGTGAACAGGTTCGCATCTCAATGTCAGA